From the Deltaproteobacteria bacterium genome, the window ATTATTCACCATTCACTAATTACTGTTCACTATTCACTGTCTTTAAAGGGAGAAGGATATGCAGGCTCAGAAAATAAGAATAAAGTTAAGGGCGTATGACAACAGGCTTTTAGACCATTCTGTAAAAGAGATTGTAGAAACAGCAAAAAGGACAGGGGTAAGAATTATAGGACCCATACCACTTCCCACAAAGATAAATAAGTATTGTGTGCTTCGTTCTCCTCATGTGGATAAAAAGTCTAGAGAACAGTTTGAAATCAGAACACATAAAAGGCTTATTGACATACTGGAGCCAAACCAGCATGCTGTAGATGCACTAATGCGATTGGAACTTCCTGCTGGCGTGGATGTGGAGATAAAATTGTAGAAAAACCGTTATACGTGTGCGTTATAAGTGAGCGTGAAAAACAAAATCTTTTCGTATAACGCATCACGCACACGCATCACGGTATTGAGAGGTTATTTATGTTAGAAGGTATATTAGGCAAAAAGATTGGTATGACTCACATATTTTTAGAAAATGGTCATGATATTACAGTAACTGTTATAAAAACAGGTCCTTGTTTTGTTGTTCAAAAAAAGACAGTGGATAAAGAGGGATATAATGCCCTGCAGGTTGGTTTTTGTGAGAAAAAGGAAAAAAGGACAACAAAGCCTCTTTCAGGTCATTTTAAAAAAGCAGGAACAAAGCCATGCTACCACCTAAAAGAATTCAGGTGCAGTGATATTGATGCATATCAGAATGGTCAGGCGGTCAGCGGTTGTGATATATTTAAAGTTGGAGATTTTGTGAGTGTTTCAGGCAGGACAAAGGGCAGAGGTTTCCAGGGTGTTGTTAAGAGATGGAATTTTGCAGGTGGTGCAAAGACGCATGGCTCAATGTTCAATAGGGCGCCTGGTTCTATAGGTTCAAGTTCTGACCCTTCAAGGACATATAAAGGTCATAAGCACCCTGGACATTACGGCAATGAGGGCTTAACTGTAGAGAACCTCCAGATTGTTGGCGTAAGGACTGATGATAATGTTATACTTGTAAGGGGTGCTGTGCCAGGACCTGTTAACGGTATATTAGAGGTAAAAAGGTCAAAGAAAAAACAGGTAACAGGCTGAAGACAAAGGGACAAAAAGGGAGTAGACAATGCTTTTAGATGTCATTGACATAGATAATAAAAAGGTTGATACCATTGAAATAAAAGAAACCCTCTTTGGTGAAAAAGTAAATGAGCATCTCATTTACGATGCAGTAAGGATGCAGATGGCTAATAAAAGGGCAGGAACTGCATCAACAAAGACAAAAGGTTTTGTAAGTGGCGGCGGCACAAAACCGTGGAAGCAGAAGGGAACAGGCAGGGCAAGGTCAGGCTCAATCCGTTCTCCACTGTGGAGACATGGCGGCATTGTCTTTGGTCCTCATCCGCGAGATTACTCTTATCAAATACCAAAAAAGATGAGAAGAGAGGCAGTAAGGTCAGTAATCTTATTAAAACTAAATGAAAATAAGATAAGGGTTATAAATGAAATAAATCTGGAGCAACCTAAAACAAAACTTGTAATGGATATTTTGAAAAGATTAAATGTAACATCAGGTTTGATAATTATTAGTGATTGTAACAGAAATCTGGAGCTTGCAGCAAGAAATTTACAAGACAGCAAGATTCTTAAGACAGACGGCTTAAATGTATATGACCTTTTAAATTACGATAACTTAATTATCACAAGGTCTGCTGTTGAAAAGATACAGGGGGTGTTTGGAAGGTGATAACAAGTGCATACAATATAATTAAGGGGACTGTTATAACTGAAAAAAGTACACAGAAAAGGACAGAGTCAAATCAGGTTATTTTCTGGGTTGATGTTAAGGCAAATAAAAGTGAGATTAAAAAGGCTGTAGAGAAGGCATTTAGTGTGAATGTCCTTGATGTTAATACAATAAAAATGCCCGGTAAAGTTAAGAGGCTCGGCAGGCATTCAGGCAGGACATCTATTAGAAAAAAGGCGTATGTAACACTGAAAGAGGGAGATAAAATAGAATTTTTTGAAGCAGCGTGAGCCATACGGCAATTGTAAATTGAAGATTGCAAATTGTAAATTTTAAAATGGAAAACAAATATAGAATCTAAAATCTAAAATTTCCAATTTCCATTGGACAATGGAGCGGAGCGACAGGATGCCAGTAAAAACATATAAACCAACATCACCAGCTATGAGAAAGATGACCACCTTAACCTTTGATGAGATAACAAAGGATAAGCCGGAGGAATCGCTTCTTAAGCCGCTGAGGAGAACAGGCGGCAGAAATTCAAGTGGCAGGATTACAAGCAGGTGGATGGGCGGCGGTCATAAAAGGATGTACAGGATTATTGACTTTAAAAGGGATAAAAGAGATGTCCCATCTAAAGTTGCATCAATTGAGTATGACCCAAATCGTTCTGCAAGGATTGCTTTGCTACACTATACAGATGGTGAAAAGAAATACATACTTGCCCCTGTTGAGTTAAAAGTTGGAGATACGGTAACTGCAGGTACGAATGCTGATATAAGGGCAGGGAATGCATTGCCTATTAAATCCATCCCTGTCGGAACATTCATACATAATATTGAACTAAAGATTGGCAAGGGTGGACAGATGGTTCGGTCCGCAGGTGGTTATGCACAACTTATGGCAAAGGAAGGCAAGTATTCTCAAATAAAACTGCCATCAGGTGAGGTAAGGTATGTCCTGCAGGATTGTTACGCAACCATAGGACAACTCGGTAACCTTGACCATGAGAATGTTGTTATAGGCAAGGCAGGCAGAAACAGGTGGCTGGGTCGTAATCCGCGGGTCAGAGGTGTTGCTATGAACCCTGTTGACCATCCGCATGGCGGTGGTGAGGGTAAAAGCAAAGGCGGTAATCATCCGCAGAGTCCATGGGGGACGCCTACAAAGGGCTTCAAGACCAGACGAAACAAGGCAACAGACAAGTATATTGTGAGCAGGAGGAAGAAATAAAAAGTTATAATTTCAGGAGGAAGAGATAGTGGCGAGGTCATTGAAAAAGGGTCCGTTTATTGATTCCCATCTTATGAAGAAGGTAGAATCTATGAATGAAGCAAAGTCCAAGAAGGTTATAAAGACATGGTCAAGACGGTCTACAGTAGTGCCTGAAATGGTAGGACATACAATCGCGGTGCATAACTGAAAACATGGTTGGTCATAAACTTGGTGAATTTGCCCCGACACGGACATTCCATGCCCATTCAGGGGATAGAAAAACAAAGGTTGCGCCAACAGCGGCATAAAAACAGTTTAAAAAGTTTAAGAAGTTTAATAAAAAGGATATAAAAATGGAAGCAAAGGCAATATTACGATATTTGAGGGTGAGTCCTCAGAAGGCAAGACTTGTTGTTGATATGATAAGGGGTAAGAATATTCAGGATGCAGTAGATATTCTTAATTTCACCCAAAAAGCCTGTGCAAGAGATGTTTTGAAATTAGTAAAAAGTGCTGCTGCAAATGCCGAAAATACAAAGAACATGGATATGGACAAATTGTATGTTAAAAAGGCAGTTGTTGATGGCGGCCCAGTAATGAAAAGGGTGAATCCAAAGGCAATGGGCAGGGCAAATACAGTCAGAAAAAGGACAAGTCATATAACGGTAGTGCTAGAAGAGTTAAAGAGTTAAGGAGTTAAGGAGTTAAGGAGTTTTTACTCTTAAACTGTATTTGCATTAACTCTATAACTCCTAAACTCAACAAGGGAGGTTAATTTGGGTCAAAAGGTGCATCCAATAGGTTTGAGATTAGGGATAATTAAACAGTGGAACTCAATATGGTATGAGGATAAGAATTATGCGAAACTACTGCATGAGGATATTAAAATTCGCAGGTTTCTAAAAGAGAAATTGTATCATGCAGGAGTTGCCAGGATTGATATAGAAAGGGCATCAGAGAGTATCAAGGCAATTATTCATACTGCAAGACCAGGTATAGTCATAGGCAAAAAAGGGGCAGAGATAGATATACTTAAAAAAGATGTTGTAAAATTTGCCGGCAAGAATATTGAGATAGATATTCAGGAGATAAGAAAACCAGATTTGGATGCTCAACTTGTTGCTGAAAGTGTCGCACTCCAGTTGGAAAGAAGGGTAACATTCAGAAGGGCAATGAAAAAGGCTGTAACAACATCACTTAAGATGGGCGCTAAGGGTATAAAGATATTATGCGCCGGAAGACTTGGCGGTGCTGAGATAGCAAGAACAGAATGGTATAGAGAAGGCAGGGTCCCGCTTCATACACTGCGGGCTGATATAGATTATGGTTTTGCAGAGGCAAAGACAACATACGGTATTATAGGGGTAAAGACATGGATATTTAAAGGGGAGGTTCTTCCGCAGGTTCATGGTGCAGCAGAGGGAGGAGTAAAATAACTTATGTTAATGCCTAAAAGAACAAAATTCAGAAAGCAGCAGAGGGGCAAGAGAAGAGGTATTGCAATTTCAGGGGCCGAACTAAGTTTTGGCGATTATGGACTACAGGCTACAGAATGTGGATGGATTACAACAAGGCAGATAGAGGCTGCGAGGATTGCTATGACCCGTTTCATTAAAAGGGGCGGCAAGATATGGATAAGGATATTTCCTGATAAACCGATAACAAAAAAACCCGCTGAGACAAGGATGGGCAGCGGCAAGGGTGCGCCTGAAGATTGGGTTGTGGTTATTAAGCCCGGCAGGATACTTTATGAGATGAAGGGCGTTACCAGAGATGTTGCTGGAGAGGCGTTCAGACTTGCATCTCATAAACTTTCCATTGCAACAAAAATTGTATTAAGAGAAGGTGTTGAATAAGCCGCATCATGGTCTATAGGGGCAAGGTTAGTTTTATAAATAATTAAGGAGGTCCATGAGGGTGAAGACAGGGGAGATTAGAGAAATGACAGGTGATGAACTATCCCGAAGGGAGATGGACTTAAAAAAGGAACTGTTTGTCTTGAAAGTGCAGAATGCATCAGGTCAGGCAGAAAATCCGATAAGGATAAGACATATAAGGCGGGATATTGCAAGGGTAAAGACTATAGCAAGGCAGAAAGATAAGAAGGCAGGGAGTTAAATAAAATATATGGAAAACAAAAGAAGGATAAGAAAAACAAGGATGGGTACTGTAATCAGCGATAAAATGGGCAAAACAGTTGTGGTGTCTGTTGAAAATCTTGTGAAACATCCGTTGTATGGAAAGTATATCAAAAAACGGGTAAAATTTATGGCACATGATGAGAAAAATGACTGTAAAATTGGCGACAAGGTTTTGATTGTAGAGTCAAGACCTATTAGTAAGAATAAGGTCTGGAGGGTAAAAGAGGTGCTTGAGAGGGCAACTGTATGATACAGATGAGAAGTATTTTAACTGTGGCTGATAATTCAGGTGCGCAAAAGGTTTCATGTATAAAGGTTCTGGGCGGCACCAGGAAAAGGTATGCACGAATCGGCGATATTATTATAGTATCTGTCAAAGAGGCTATTCCTCATGGCAAGGTTAAAAAAGGGGATGTTGCGAGGGGTGTTCTTGTACGTGCTATAAAGGAAACAAAAAGACTAGACGGTTCCTATATAAAGTTTGACGATAATTCTATAGTCCTTATAAATAAGGATAATGAACCGATAGGCACACGAATCTTTGGCCCTGTTGCTAGAGAACTTAGAGCAAAGAGATTTATGAAGATTGTCTCACTGGCACCTGAAGTATTGTAAGTTTAAAAAGTTTAATAAGTTCAACGAGTTTAAAAGTCAGGAGATAAAATGCAGGTTGCAAAATATAAGATAAAAAAGAATGATCAGGTAATGATTATCACTGGAAGAGAAAAGGGTAAGACAGGGAGGGTTATAATGGTAATCCCCGATAATGCAAAGGTGGTTATTGAAAAACTCAATATTGTAAAAAGACATACCAAAGCCTCTGCAAAAACAAAGCAGGGCGGAATTATTGAGAAGGAAGCACCTGTATCCATTTCAAATGTGATGCTTATTTGCGAAAGATGTAAAGGACCTGTTAGAGTTGGCAGAAAGATTTTAGAAGATGGCAAGAAAGTAAGATACTGCAAGAAATGCGGAGAGGTATTGGAGAAATAAAAAAGTAATCAAGAGGGTTAAATGGCAAGGTTAAAAGAGATTTATAAAAAAAATATTATACCTGCAATGATAAAAGAGTTTAAGTATAAAAATATTATGCAGGTGCCAAAACTTGAAAAGATTGTTGTAAATATGGGACTTGGCGAGGCGGTACAGGATATAAAGGTCATTGACAGTGCAGTGAATGAAATAACTGTAATTACAGGACAAAAACCTCTTGTTACACGTGCGAAAAAGTCCATAGCAACATTCAAGTTAAGGGCAGGTATGCCGATAGGATGTATGGTTACACTAAGAGGGGAAAAGATGTATGAATTTTTTGACCGTCTTTTAAATTTTTCTATCCCCCG encodes:
- the rplC gene encoding 50S ribosomal protein L3, coding for MLEGILGKKIGMTHIFLENGHDITVTVIKTGPCFVVQKKTVDKEGYNALQVGFCEKKEKRTTKPLSGHFKKAGTKPCYHLKEFRCSDIDAYQNGQAVSGCDIFKVGDFVSVSGRTKGRGFQGVVKRWNFAGGAKTHGSMFNRAPGSIGSSSDPSRTYKGHKHPGHYGNEGLTVENLQIVGVRTDDNVILVRGAVPGPVNGILEVKRSKKKQVTG
- the rplB gene encoding 50S ribosomal protein L2, which gives rise to MPVKTYKPTSPAMRKMTTLTFDEITKDKPEESLLKPLRRTGGRNSSGRITSRWMGGGHKRMYRIIDFKRDKRDVPSKVASIEYDPNRSARIALLHYTDGEKKYILAPVELKVGDTVTAGTNADIRAGNALPIKSIPVGTFIHNIELKIGKGGQMVRSAGGYAQLMAKEGKYSQIKLPSGEVRYVLQDCYATIGQLGNLDHENVVIGKAGRNRWLGRNPRVRGVAMNPVDHPHGGGEGKSKGGNHPQSPWGTPTKGFKTRRNKATDKYIVSRRKK
- the rplN gene encoding 50S ribosomal protein L14: MIQMRSILTVADNSGAQKVSCIKVLGGTRKRYARIGDIIIVSVKEAIPHGKVKKGDVARGVLVRAIKETKRLDGSYIKFDDNSIVLINKDNEPIGTRIFGPVARELRAKRFMKIVSLAPEVL
- a CDS encoding 50S ribosomal protein L24; the protein is MQVAKYKIKKNDQVMIITGREKGKTGRVIMVIPDNAKVVIEKLNIVKRHTKASAKTKQGGIIEKEAPVSISNVMLICERCKGPVRVGRKILEDGKKVRYCKKCGEVLEK
- the rplD gene encoding 50S ribosomal protein L4, giving the protein MLLDVIDIDNKKVDTIEIKETLFGEKVNEHLIYDAVRMQMANKRAGTASTKTKGFVSGGGTKPWKQKGTGRARSGSIRSPLWRHGGIVFGPHPRDYSYQIPKKMRREAVRSVILLKLNENKIRVINEINLEQPKTKLVMDILKRLNVTSGLIIISDCNRNLELAARNLQDSKILKTDGLNVYDLLNYDNLIITRSAVEKIQGVFGR
- the rplE gene encoding 50S ribosomal protein L5 translates to MARLKEIYKKNIIPAMIKEFKYKNIMQVPKLEKIVVNMGLGEAVQDIKVIDSAVNEITVITGQKPLVTRAKKSIATFKLRAGMPIGCMVTLRGEKMYEFFDRLLNFSIPRVRDFKGVSDKSFDGRGNYTLGIKEQIIFPEIDYDKIGKIRGMNITITTTARTDEEAKALLKYFGMPFK
- the rpsQ gene encoding 30S ribosomal protein S17, encoding MENKRRIRKTRMGTVISDKMGKTVVVSVENLVKHPLYGKYIKKRVKFMAHDEKNDCKIGDKVLIVESRPISKNKVWRVKEVLERATV
- the rplW gene encoding 50S ribosomal protein L23; this encodes MTSAYNIIKGTVITEKSTQKRTESNQVIFWVDVKANKSEIKKAVEKAFSVNVLDVNTIKMPGKVKRLGRHSGRTSIRKKAYVTLKEGDKIEFFEAA
- the rpsC gene encoding 30S ribosomal protein S3; the protein is MGQKVHPIGLRLGIIKQWNSIWYEDKNYAKLLHEDIKIRRFLKEKLYHAGVARIDIERASESIKAIIHTARPGIVIGKKGAEIDILKKDVVKFAGKNIEIDIQEIRKPDLDAQLVAESVALQLERRVTFRRAMKKAVTTSLKMGAKGIKILCAGRLGGAEIARTEWYREGRVPLHTLRADIDYGFAEAKTTYGIIGVKTWIFKGEVLPQVHGAAEGGVK
- the rplV gene encoding 50S ribosomal protein L22 — encoded protein: MEAKAILRYLRVSPQKARLVVDMIRGKNIQDAVDILNFTQKACARDVLKLVKSAAANAENTKNMDMDKLYVKKAVVDGGPVMKRVNPKAMGRANTVRKRTSHITVVLEELKS
- the rplP gene encoding 50S ribosomal protein L16; this encodes MLMPKRTKFRKQQRGKRRGIAISGAELSFGDYGLQATECGWITTRQIEAARIAMTRFIKRGGKIWIRIFPDKPITKKPAETRMGSGKGAPEDWVVVIKPGRILYEMKGVTRDVAGEAFRLASHKLSIATKIVLREGVE
- the rpsJ gene encoding 30S ribosomal protein S10 yields the protein MQAQKIRIKLRAYDNRLLDHSVKEIVETAKRTGVRIIGPIPLPTKINKYCVLRSPHVDKKSREQFEIRTHKRLIDILEPNQHAVDALMRLELPAGVDVEIKL
- the rpmC gene encoding 50S ribosomal protein L29, with protein sequence MKTGEIREMTGDELSRREMDLKKELFVLKVQNASGQAENPIRIRHIRRDIARVKTIARQKDKKAGS